A genomic window from Variovorax paradoxus includes:
- a CDS encoding GlxA family transcriptional regulator codes for MKRIGVLVFPGFQILDLAAIAAFELANIHAGKVVYKVELLSEEGGLVASSSGVTADSKRFGTAKFDTLVMSGALFIAPTSEKMRRFLRAGLRNARRVASICTGAFGLADAGLLDGRRATTHWSFAGELQKRHPSVKVQPDRIFINDGPVWTSAGMTAGIDLVLALVEEDLGVEAARFAARKLVVYHRRAGGQSQYSALLELEPKSDRIQKALVHARANLRETLSVEELAEVAHLSPRQFSRAFKAETGQSPAHAVENLRVEAARALIDEGSLALGVVARETGFGDPERMRRAFLRTLGQPPQSVRRVARREAATA; via the coding sequence ATGAAACGCATCGGCGTGCTCGTCTTCCCCGGCTTCCAGATCCTCGACCTGGCCGCGATCGCGGCGTTCGAGCTCGCCAACATCCATGCCGGCAAGGTGGTCTACAAGGTCGAGCTGCTGTCGGAAGAGGGCGGCCTCGTGGCCAGCTCGTCGGGCGTGACCGCCGACAGCAAGCGCTTCGGCACGGCGAAGTTCGACACGCTGGTGATGAGCGGCGCGCTCTTCATCGCGCCCACGTCCGAGAAGATGCGCCGCTTTCTGCGTGCAGGGCTGCGCAATGCGCGTCGCGTGGCCAGCATCTGCACCGGCGCCTTCGGGCTGGCCGATGCGGGCCTGCTCGACGGACGCCGGGCGACCACGCACTGGTCCTTTGCGGGAGAGCTGCAGAAGCGCCATCCCTCCGTCAAGGTGCAGCCCGATCGCATCTTCATCAACGACGGGCCGGTGTGGACCTCGGCCGGCATGACGGCCGGCATCGACCTCGTGCTGGCGCTGGTGGAGGAAGACCTCGGCGTGGAGGCTGCCCGGTTCGCGGCGAGGAAGCTGGTCGTGTACCACCGCCGCGCGGGTGGGCAATCGCAGTACTCCGCGCTGCTCGAGCTGGAACCCAAGTCCGACCGCATCCAGAAGGCGCTGGTGCATGCGCGCGCCAACCTGCGCGAGACGCTGTCGGTGGAGGAGCTGGCCGAGGTCGCGCACCTCAGCCCGCGTCAGTTCAGCCGCGCCTTCAAGGCCGAGACCGGGCAGTCGCCGGCGCATGCGGTCGAGAACCTGCGCGTGGAGGCGGCGCGTGCGCTGATCGACGAGGGCAGCCTTGCGCTCGGCGTGGTCGCGCGCGAAACGGGCTTCGGCGATCCCGAGCGCATGCGCCGGGCCTTCCTGCGCACGCTGGGGCAACCGCCGCAGAGCGTGCGCCGCGTGGCCCGGCGGGAGGCTGCGACGGCCTGA
- a CDS encoding SDR family NAD(P)-dependent oxidoreductase translates to MTATSNPGKGTALITGASSGIGAVYADRLARRGFDLILVARNRERLAALAAKLASETGRKVEVLSADLSDRKDIASVEAVLRTRGDITVLVNNAGFGAAAPLLGSDIDRMEEMIELNVSALTRLTYAAVPGFVERGAGTLVNIASIVAISPETLNGVYGGTKAFVLALSQSLQHELKDKGVRVQAVLPGATATEFWGVAGVPIEHLPSEIVMTAQDMVDAALAGLDQGEQVTIPALPDLAEWDAFDAARRAMSGRLSSTVPAVRYRAA, encoded by the coding sequence ATGACTGCAACTTCCAATCCCGGCAAGGGCACAGCCCTCATCACCGGCGCTTCGTCCGGCATCGGCGCCGTGTATGCGGACCGCCTCGCGCGGCGCGGCTTCGACCTGATCCTGGTGGCGCGCAACCGCGAGCGCCTCGCCGCACTGGCCGCGAAGCTCGCGAGCGAGACCGGGCGCAAGGTCGAGGTCCTTTCGGCCGACCTGTCCGACCGAAAGGACATCGCGTCCGTGGAAGCCGTGCTGCGCACTCGCGGCGACATCACCGTGCTGGTGAACAACGCTGGCTTCGGCGCCGCCGCACCGCTGCTCGGCTCGGACATCGACAGGATGGAGGAAATGATCGAGCTCAACGTAAGCGCGCTCACGCGGCTCACCTATGCGGCCGTGCCCGGTTTCGTCGAACGCGGCGCAGGCACGCTGGTGAACATCGCCTCCATCGTGGCGATCTCGCCCGAGACGCTCAACGGCGTGTACGGTGGCACCAAGGCCTTCGTGTTGGCGCTGAGCCAGTCGCTGCAGCACGAGCTGAAGGACAAGGGCGTGCGCGTGCAGGCGGTGCTGCCCGGTGCGACGGCCACCGAGTTCTGGGGCGTCGCGGGCGTGCCGATCGAGCACCTGCCCAGCGAGATCGTGATGACCGCGCAAGACATGGTCGACGCGGCCCTCGCAGGGCTCGACCAGGGCGAGCAGGTCACCATTCCCGCGCTGCCCGACCTTGCCGAGTGGGATGCCTTCGATGCGGCGCGGCGTGCGATGTCGGGGCGGTTGTCCAGCACCGTGCCCGCGGTGCGCTACCGCGCCGCCTAG